A window of the Bacteriovorax sp. PP10 genome harbors these coding sequences:
- the queF gene encoding preQ(1) synthase: MKKTNKAPAKASKPTRQKELKNFALGEAQTEYPNTYAPQVLEAFDNKNPGKEAWTTFICTEFTSLCPKTGQPDFAKIFINYIADKKMVESKSLKLYLFSFRNHGDFHEDCIQKICDDLVKLMKPHYIEVVGEFTPRGGIAIFPFANYSSENKRYVHVKESRLLNYAPGKYSMELSKLY; the protein is encoded by the coding sequence ATGAAAAAGACCAATAAAGCACCTGCTAAGGCCTCGAAACCGACTAGACAAAAAGAATTAAAAAACTTCGCACTGGGTGAAGCTCAAACTGAGTACCCAAATACTTATGCGCCACAAGTCTTAGAAGCATTCGATAACAAAAATCCAGGCAAAGAAGCGTGGACTACATTCATCTGCACAGAGTTTACATCTCTATGCCCAAAAACAGGACAACCTGATTTTGCGAAAATCTTCATCAACTACATCGCTGATAAAAAGATGGTTGAATCAAAATCTCTAAAACTTTATCTTTTCAGTTTCAGAAACCATGGAGATTTCCATGAAGACTGTATTCAAAAAATCTGTGATGATTTAGTTAAACTAATGAAGCCACATTATATCGAAGTCGTTGGTGAATTCACTCCACGTGGTGGAATCGCGATCTTCCCTTTTGCCAACTACTCTTCTGAAAACAAAAGATATGTTCACGTAAAAGAATCACGTTTATTAAATTATGCTCCCGGGAAATACTCGATGGAGCTTTCTAAACTTTACTAA
- the tatA gene encoding twin-arginine translocase TatA/TatE family subunit, whose amino-acid sequence MGIGFTEGLLIAAIALLFFGGKKIPQLGRTLGASIKGFKEGMNEGTEEEKAAKAKALLEEEKKKKS is encoded by the coding sequence ATGGGTATCGGATTTACAGAAGGACTTCTTATTGCGGCAATCGCTCTTCTATTTTTTGGTGGAAAGAAAATTCCTCAGCTTGGACGCACGCTTGGTGCTTCAATCAAAGGATTCAAAGAAGGGATGAACGAAGGAACAGAAGAAGAAAAAGCTGCAAAAGCTAAGGCGCTTCTAGAAGAAGAGAAAAAGAAAAAATCTTAA
- a CDS encoding tRNA dihydrouridine synthase, translating to MTKNAPFTPELQKKIDILKARRKPIQMGSLSFDSPLLLAPMSSIGTAPFRLLMEDLGAGGTVSELISCHGINYKNVRTTEMLKVDPREKNIGLQLFGEGAEAMAEAAKVAESFNPKFIDINMGCPVKKVVGTGAGSSLLKDTSTLPHFFSTIKKAIKLPLTIKIRTGWDHDTINALEVIHIAKEEGIEFVAVHGRTRAQQYTGLANWEYLEQLGAKSPLDIIGNGDLHTVSFVKEKMNTTKCTALMLGRGPLRNPFLFLEPYMLPTDDMFFTPEDHLEVIKKLIEYSRDYAHSDHTLLVSIRKHLIWMAAGYNNVSYFRDLIFKTPDLNETIKISEEFFTSLKDQRKRLQDHDSFMTSGHG from the coding sequence ATGACAAAGAATGCACCATTTACTCCAGAACTTCAAAAGAAAATCGACATCTTAAAGGCGCGTCGTAAACCTATTCAAATGGGGTCACTCTCTTTTGACTCACCTCTACTACTGGCACCCATGTCATCGATTGGTACTGCACCTTTTCGTTTGCTGATGGAAGACCTTGGAGCTGGTGGAACTGTTAGTGAGTTAATCTCTTGTCACGGAATCAATTACAAAAACGTGCGTACAACAGAAATGTTAAAAGTTGATCCACGTGAAAAAAATATTGGTCTGCAACTTTTTGGTGAAGGTGCTGAGGCCATGGCCGAAGCTGCTAAAGTCGCAGAAAGTTTTAATCCAAAATTTATTGATATCAATATGGGCTGTCCGGTAAAAAAAGTTGTGGGAACTGGAGCAGGTTCTTCACTACTAAAAGACACGAGCACCTTGCCGCATTTTTTCAGCACGATAAAAAAAGCGATTAAACTTCCACTGACGATTAAAATCAGAACGGGATGGGATCACGATACGATCAACGCTTTAGAAGTTATTCACATTGCAAAAGAAGAAGGAATTGAGTTTGTTGCCGTTCACGGACGCACACGCGCTCAACAGTACACAGGCCTTGCCAATTGGGAATACCTTGAGCAGTTAGGAGCGAAATCTCCTCTGGATATTATCGGTAACGGTGATTTACACACAGTGAGTTTTGTTAAAGAAAAAATGAACACAACAAAGTGCACAGCTTTGATGCTTGGACGTGGTCCTTTAAGAAATCCATTTTTATTTTTAGAACCATACATGCTTCCTACTGATGATATGTTCTTTACTCCTGAAGACCATTTAGAAGTTATTAAAAAACTTATCGAGTACTCACGCGACTACGCTCATAGCGATCACACTCTTCTGGTTTCAATCAGAAAACATTTAATCTGGATGGCAGCGGGATATAATAACGTCAGCTATTTTAGGGATCTGATTTTCAAAACTCCAGACCTGAATGAAACAATCAAAATCTCAGAAGAATTTTTCACTTCGCTTAAAGATCAAAGAAAAAGACTTCAAGACCATGATTCGTTCATGACTTCTGGCCACGGCTAA
- a CDS encoding N-acetylmuramic acid 6-phosphate etherase family protein, with protein MVVTKKVDALNRAGAEEFLKICEQFRLGNLPTESQHPKTLNLSNDAKTNVARAIQTIKDIDYGVFQEVQNKLPELGLLKEKVAATIANGGNIFLCGCGATGRLSLALETIWRHQHKNNPKLNSRIVSFMAGGDVALIHSVEKFEDFPEFGERQLMELGFKEGDLLISTTEGGETPFVIGATEAASRISSNSPFFLYCNPDDILKATAIRSKNVIMNSDIHKINVTVGPMALTGSTRMQATTILMYYVGLAMWFYDRDFSLISSEVKSILSFVEKTDFNFLKPFIEKESEIYQNGGYLLYETDAYLGISILTDTTERSPTFSLYPFENQKDKDKNPSLSYLYFKNSKDGVTAWNDLLLRSPRTFHWEEVTAQTSGERLAGFDFSEKFPEMRAAYLKSKQHHFKIYFNEEKNHIQFELDNLTHTLELGELNFLSAHLVLKVLMNNLSTTIMGRMGRYESNLMTWVRASNNKLVDRAVRYATTLLAQKGIDVPYEKLVHTCFKLKDQIPRDEALVLKMVEEYSK; from the coding sequence ATGGTTGTTACTAAAAAGGTCGATGCATTAAACCGTGCTGGTGCTGAAGAGTTTCTAAAAATTTGTGAGCAGTTCCGTTTAGGAAATCTTCCCACAGAATCTCAACATCCAAAAACATTAAATCTTTCAAACGACGCTAAGACAAATGTAGCGCGTGCGATTCAAACAATTAAAGATATCGACTACGGTGTGTTCCAGGAAGTTCAAAATAAACTTCCTGAGCTTGGGCTTTTAAAAGAAAAAGTCGCAGCGACGATCGCAAACGGAGGAAATATTTTTCTTTGTGGTTGTGGAGCAACGGGGAGATTGTCGTTGGCACTTGAGACGATCTGGCGCCATCAGCATAAAAATAATCCTAAATTAAATTCTCGCATTGTGAGCTTCATGGCCGGTGGTGATGTCGCTCTTATTCACTCGGTAGAAAAATTTGAAGACTTTCCTGAATTTGGTGAAAGACAATTAATGGAATTAGGATTTAAGGAAGGGGACTTACTTATTTCGACAACTGAAGGAGGAGAAACTCCTTTTGTTATTGGGGCCACTGAAGCTGCGTCGAGAATTAGTTCGAATTCTCCATTTTTCTTATACTGTAATCCTGATGATATTTTAAAAGCGACAGCGATTAGATCGAAGAACGTTATTATGAATTCTGATATTCATAAAATAAATGTGACTGTTGGGCCGATGGCACTGACAGGAAGCACACGTATGCAGGCGACGACGATTTTAATGTATTACGTTGGGCTGGCGATGTGGTTTTATGATCGTGACTTTTCACTTATCTCAAGCGAAGTGAAGAGTATTTTATCGTTTGTTGAAAAAACTGATTTTAATTTTTTAAAACCATTTATCGAAAAAGAAAGTGAGATCTATCAAAATGGTGGGTATCTTCTCTATGAAACTGATGCTTATTTAGGGATCAGTATTTTAACTGATACGACTGAGAGATCACCAACATTTAGTTTGTATCCGTTTGAGAATCAAAAAGATAAAGATAAAAATCCATCGTTGTCTTATCTCTATTTTAAAAATTCAAAAGATGGAGTGACAGCTTGGAATGATCTTCTTTTAAGATCACCACGTACTTTTCATTGGGAAGAAGTGACAGCTCAAACTTCTGGAGAGCGTTTAGCTGGATTTGATTTCAGTGAGAAATTTCCTGAGATGAGAGCTGCTTATTTAAAGAGCAAACAACACCATTTCAAAATTTATTTTAATGAAGAAAAAAACCATATTCAGTTTGAGCTTGATAATCTGACTCACACGCTGGAGTTAGGAGAGTTGAACTTTTTATCAGCGCATCTTGTGCTTAAAGTCCTGATGAATAACCTTTCTACGACTATTATGGGGCGTATGGGAAGGTATGAATCCAACCTGATGACATGGGTTAGGGCGAGCAACAATAAGCTGGTGGATAGGGCCGTTCGTTATGCGACGACACTTCTTGCTCAGAAGGGAATTGATGTCCCTTATGAAAAACTCGTTCATACATGCTTTAAATTAAAGGATCAGATCCCTAGAGACGAGGCCCTGGTTTTAAAAATGGTTGAAGAATATAGCAAATAA
- the rpsP gene encoding 30S ribosomal protein S16, with product MLTVRLSRGGRKNDPVYTIVATDSRKSRDGGFLEKLGQYNPKDATALKNVKVDRLKALLATGATISDTVRTLLKNQKIAL from the coding sequence ATGTTAACTGTTAGACTATCGCGTGGTGGAAGAAAGAATGATCCTGTTTACACAATCGTAGCTACTGACTCTCGTAAATCAAGAGATGGTGGTTTCCTTGAGAAACTTGGTCAATACAATCCAAAAGACGCTACAGCATTAAAGAACGTAAAAGTTGACCGCCTTAAAGCTTTACTAGCTACTGGTGCAACTATTTCTGATACTGTTAGAACACTTCTTAAGAACCAAAAGATCGCTCTTTAA
- a CDS encoding HAD family hydrolase, with protein sequence MKKISSSKMVIFDHDGTLVDTETPDFKVFPGIKELLVDLNNAGFEMAVWTARSHRSTVESLKNADIASFFGEIYGHDDGISKPHPMGLSQITNGIDRESVIHIGDSLGDLDGANAFGIAVIAACWNSTNQVEIFKRKTPFVAMTPADCKVIIAKKFNVNL encoded by the coding sequence ATGAAAAAAATTTCATCCTCAAAAATGGTTATTTTTGATCACGACGGTACCCTGGTGGATACGGAGACTCCTGATTTCAAAGTTTTCCCGGGAATTAAAGAACTTTTAGTTGATTTAAACAACGCTGGTTTTGAGATGGCCGTTTGGACTGCCAGATCACATCGCTCAACTGTTGAGAGCCTAAAAAATGCTGATATCGCAAGCTTTTTTGGAGAAATCTACGGGCACGACGACGGAATAAGCAAGCCTCACCCAATGGGCCTTTCGCAAATCACCAATGGAATTGATCGTGAATCGGTGATTCACATCGGCGACAGTCTCGGAGATCTCGATGGAGCAAATGCTTTTGGAATTGCGGTCATCGCGGCTTGCTGGAATAGCACAAATCAGGTAGAAATTTTCAAACGTAAAACGCCTTTTGTTGCCATGACGCCCGCAGATTGCAAAGTAATCATCGCCAAAAAATTTAACGTGAACTTGTAA
- a CDS encoding response regulator, translating into MKTTPIILIVDDDPDLLDMYQEVIVLEGVKTITALSPKLALECCKNNPGIQVIISDAHMGDVSGMDLLKSLKDYYETIPVFYLLTGAFDINEAEIIKNGARGLILKPFDLNEILERIKKDIKF; encoded by the coding sequence ATGAAAACTACACCGATCATTCTTATTGTAGACGACGACCCCGACCTCTTGGATATGTACCAAGAAGTGATCGTGTTGGAAGGAGTAAAAACAATTACCGCTCTCTCTCCGAAACTGGCCCTTGAATGTTGTAAGAACAATCCCGGAATCCAAGTCATCATTTCAGACGCCCATATGGGAGATGTTTCTGGAATGGATCTCTTAAAAAGCCTGAAAGATTATTATGAAACCATCCCCGTGTTCTATCTTTTGACGGGTGCTTTCGATATTAATGAAGCCGAGATCATTAAAAATGGTGCAAGAGGGCTCATTTTAAAACCATTTGACCTAAATGAAATTTTAGAGAGAATTAAAAAGGATATTAAATTCTAA
- a CDS encoding c-type cytochrome, translated as MTMKIFLFLFLLHTCFRLSAQEIETSGFVESFNKKTFGASTIKIRTPQKNIELNYDKLDKETQKRLTDPSAKKIKQTFKYNKAAVIKESNPPMGLRNDCSEMPVSMGEIEDIAKNSTDMVDFLKKIPEGSLQGFTFVTNSLSLHRGQKDANGEGQVSSMWPRVLRTSMDGKTTVSFVCDPKNPSYGKVEIINFDDKEKAFKTTEIDFGHPTGAKVAPADRVHKDPVSCISCHAGSEVNGKAGLKPNWPEYYQWSDCKSDRNIQMYGGNDDNMEQGQYRKNGLYSRQDDCSNEDFRSSTEREQTDYLKFREKQKNNACFNSLPWPDQTRDEGSVEAQNWTHKYYPYMASSLKVGSDPSDPKNVEGILNISMRSNLRLTFTYSYLMAQKIAADLRKNPNYNAVKYALAMEQAGCEIDKSLYQQMKDLLSLKGDDPDAQSIEVNTPWTKAFADKSGLKNSDWNMEFNDKYKNKADYNSAIPGNTSNLKITDAVGGEILKDLSQSNPIFANADQEMISKGAQKAFGAKYSCIDELGGGIDPKMDSKKFGNGKLCALLAKENEKALKNYKEAQVVCENCNKVDTPKVSKDLSDSLEVIVSKLTTEQIARGKKLVEADSKGKCVTCHSASVDLLPKDFRFIPSEKDANKAESVAIIRARKDEIAKKIENRLIKNKTMPPMENELTDQDRQDVKAYLLSIAAGK; from the coding sequence ATGACGATGAAGATTTTTTTATTCTTATTTTTACTTCATACTTGCTTTCGCTTAAGTGCTCAGGAAATTGAAACTTCTGGTTTTGTTGAGTCGTTTAATAAAAAAACATTTGGCGCGAGTACTATTAAAATCAGAACTCCACAAAAAAATATTGAACTCAATTATGACAAGTTAGATAAAGAAACTCAAAAACGTTTGACTGATCCTAGTGCTAAAAAAATAAAGCAAACCTTTAAATACAATAAAGCAGCAGTGATTAAAGAGTCGAATCCTCCAATGGGCCTTCGAAACGATTGTTCTGAAATGCCAGTGAGCATGGGGGAGATCGAAGACATTGCTAAAAATAGTACTGACATGGTGGATTTCTTAAAGAAAATCCCTGAAGGGTCTCTGCAAGGTTTTACTTTCGTCACCAATAGTTTAAGTCTGCATCGTGGACAAAAAGATGCCAATGGCGAAGGGCAAGTGTCTTCAATGTGGCCGCGAGTTTTACGTACCTCAATGGATGGTAAAACGACAGTGAGTTTTGTCTGTGATCCAAAAAATCCATCGTATGGAAAAGTAGAGATCATTAATTTTGATGACAAAGAAAAAGCATTCAAGACAACTGAAATTGATTTTGGTCATCCGACTGGCGCTAAAGTGGCCCCTGCTGATCGCGTTCATAAAGATCCAGTGAGCTGTATAAGTTGCCACGCTGGAAGTGAAGTGAATGGTAAGGCCGGACTTAAGCCTAACTGGCCGGAGTACTATCAATGGTCGGATTGTAAGAGTGATCGCAATATTCAAATGTATGGCGGTAACGATGACAATATGGAGCAAGGGCAGTACCGAAAAAACGGATTGTATAGCAGGCAGGATGATTGCAGTAATGAAGATTTTCGTAGTTCAACTGAAAGGGAGCAAACAGATTATTTGAAGTTTCGTGAGAAACAAAAAAATAATGCCTGCTTTAACAGTCTTCCATGGCCAGATCAAACTCGTGACGAAGGCTCTGTTGAAGCGCAAAACTGGACTCATAAATACTACCCTTATATGGCGTCTTCGCTGAAAGTGGGAAGTGACCCGAGTGATCCAAAAAATGTTGAAGGTATTTTAAACATCTCGATGAGATCAAATCTTCGTTTAACGTTTACATACTCGTATTTGATGGCACAAAAAATTGCAGCGGATCTAAGAAAAAATCCTAATTACAATGCTGTCAAATATGCACTGGCAATGGAGCAGGCCGGATGTGAGATTGATAAATCTCTCTATCAGCAGATGAAGGATCTTCTCTCTTTGAAAGGTGATGATCCAGATGCTCAGAGTATTGAGGTTAACACTCCTTGGACTAAAGCTTTCGCTGATAAGAGCGGGCTTAAGAATTCCGATTGGAACATGGAGTTTAATGATAAGTATAAAAATAAGGCAGACTATAATTCAGCTATTCCGGGTAATACATCTAATTTAAAAATTACAGATGCAGTCGGGGGAGAAATTCTAAAAGATTTAAGCCAGAGCAATCCGATTTTTGCCAATGCCGACCAAGAGATGATTTCTAAAGGAGCGCAAAAGGCCTTTGGTGCAAAATACAGTTGTATTGATGAACTGGGTGGCGGTATTGACCCTAAGATGGATAGTAAGAAGTTTGGTAATGGTAAATTATGCGCTCTTTTGGCAAAAGAGAATGAGAAGGCCTTAAAAAATTATAAAGAAGCTCAAGTCGTTTGCGAAAATTGTAATAAGGTCGATACACCAAAAGTGAGTAAGGATTTATCTGATTCACTTGAAGTGATTGTCAGTAAGTTAACAACGGAGCAAATCGCCCGCGGAAAAAAACTAGTTGAAGCTGATTCGAAAGGGAAGTGTGTGACTTGTCATTCGGCGAGTGTGGATTTACTTCCGAAAGATTTCCGATTTATTCCAAGCGAAAAAGATGCGAATAAGGCAGAATCTGTGGCGATCATCAGGGCCCGTAAGGATGAGATCGCCAAGAAAATTGAAAATCGTTTAATTAAAAATAAGACAATGCCGCCAATGGAAAACGAACTTACCGATCAGGATCGTCAGGACGTTAAGGCGTATTTATTAAGTATCGCTGCCGGGAAGTAG
- the hemH gene encoding ferrochelatase — MSEGKTKVVFVQLGSPKSPEIKDVRAFLKEFLADPRVVDINPILWKLILNLFVLPFRPAQSAKLYRRIWDGKSFPLLTITRDFTSKVRSFLKSPKVEVNHAFLLSTPRVSDVWDEWEKDPTPATKLKVIPMFPQYSESTIASGIDGLAHVIKGRVKIPEISVVTNFHTSKAFIDNSVAQIDDYLAKFKAKGVTIDRLLLTFHGIQKRRVVQKGDAYYLHCYETFFLLRERLKNIDHAHVTITFQSRFGSEEWLTPYTEDTVVKLVKEGEKNLAVYSPSFVVDCLETLDELGVELKHTANEGGGDIHFIPCLNDSDNWCRDFASFVENQCIADSDTREKDFYTLEKSDYKEFETMSAKELKQKSTPLTPEAKSSIFIVGLTIFLDLVGFSIIFPLFPSLAKHYLEVDSQNVFLQAIFGSIQSISNYTANSTSSFSGIVLFGGMLGAIYSGLQFIAAPLWGAWSDRIGRKPVLVRSMAGMAVGYAIWIFSGSFTLLIISRIIDGIMGGNISTATAVVADVTTKENRSKGMAIIGVCFALGFVVGPAFGGILSLIDLTKIFPGSVAYGINPFSMPALFAFLLSIFNTIWIKTKFKESLPESMRGKVHTERSANIFKLFKPLPYPGVNLVNMGYFAFLAAFSGMEFTLTFLAAERLNYTSMQNAYIFIYIGFIIAFVQGGVVRRKAADVGEKKMALIGMVSLIPGLLLIAIAYSSLMLYAGLFFLAVGSSMIMPCLTTLVTFYTPPAEQGRSVGIFRSMGALARVVGPVAAAVIYYKSGSAAPYYIGSAFLLIPIFMVAKLPEVIHHADA; from the coding sequence GTGAGTGAAGGTAAAACAAAAGTTGTTTTTGTACAATTGGGTTCACCCAAAAGTCCTGAGATTAAGGACGTAAGGGCCTTTTTAAAGGAGTTTCTGGCCGATCCACGAGTGGTCGATATCAATCCAATCCTCTGGAAACTCATTCTAAATTTGTTTGTCCTGCCATTTAGACCGGCACAGTCGGCCAAGCTTTATAGAAGAATCTGGGACGGGAAGAGCTTTCCGCTCCTGACGATTACCCGTGATTTTACCTCTAAAGTCAGAAGTTTTCTTAAATCCCCTAAGGTGGAAGTCAATCATGCCTTCTTGTTGTCGACGCCAAGGGTGTCTGATGTATGGGATGAGTGGGAGAAAGATCCGACGCCTGCGACTAAGTTAAAAGTTATTCCCATGTTCCCACAGTACTCTGAATCGACTATTGCTTCAGGGATTGATGGGCTTGCTCACGTGATTAAGGGAAGAGTTAAAATTCCAGAAATCAGCGTAGTGACAAATTTCCATACTTCAAAAGCATTCATTGATAACTCGGTAGCGCAGATTGATGACTACCTGGCGAAGTTTAAAGCGAAGGGTGTAACGATTGACCGTTTACTTTTAACTTTCCATGGAATTCAAAAAAGAAGAGTCGTGCAAAAAGGAGATGCCTATTATCTTCACTGTTATGAAACTTTCTTCTTATTACGCGAGCGTTTAAAAAATATTGACCACGCTCATGTGACGATCACATTCCAGTCACGTTTTGGTTCAGAAGAATGGTTAACTCCATACACTGAAGACACGGTCGTAAAATTAGTTAAGGAAGGCGAGAAGAATCTTGCCGTTTATTCTCCAAGCTTCGTAGTCGATTGTTTAGAGACATTAGATGAATTGGGAGTAGAGTTAAAACATACTGCTAATGAGGGTGGTGGAGATATTCACTTCATCCCATGTCTAAACGACAGCGATAACTGGTGCCGAGACTTTGCAAGCTTCGTTGAAAACCAATGTATCGCTGATAGTGATACACGAGAAAAAGATTTTTATACTTTAGAAAAAAGCGACTATAAGGAATTTGAAACTATGAGTGCAAAAGAACTTAAGCAAAAATCGACTCCGCTAACACCGGAAGCGAAATCATCAATCTTCATTGTAGGACTTACGATCTTTTTAGATTTAGTTGGTTTCTCAATTATTTTCCCACTGTTTCCAAGTTTAGCGAAACACTACCTTGAAGTGGACTCACAAAACGTTTTCCTTCAAGCGATCTTTGGTTCAATCCAATCAATTTCAAACTACACGGCGAACTCAACAAGTTCTTTTTCAGGAATTGTTTTATTCGGTGGGATGTTAGGAGCAATCTATTCAGGACTACAATTCATCGCTGCACCTCTTTGGGGAGCATGGTCGGATCGTATTGGTAGAAAGCCAGTACTTGTCCGCTCAATGGCCGGAATGGCCGTGGGGTACGCGATCTGGATTTTCTCCGGATCGTTCACACTTTTAATTATCTCAAGAATTATTGACGGTATTATGGGTGGAAACATTTCTACTGCAACTGCCGTTGTGGCCGATGTAACAACAAAAGAAAACCGTTCTAAAGGAATGGCCATCATTGGTGTTTGTTTCGCTCTAGGATTTGTTGTCGGGCCCGCTTTCGGTGGAATTTTATCGTTAATCGATTTAACGAAAATCTTTCCTGGATCTGTAGCATACGGAATCAACCCATTTTCTATGCCAGCTCTTTTTGCTTTCTTACTTTCTATTTTCAATACAATCTGGATTAAAACGAAGTTCAAAGAGAGTTTACCGGAATCAATGAGAGGAAAAGTTCACACAGAAAGAAGTGCAAACATCTTCAAACTTTTCAAACCACTTCCATACCCAGGTGTTAACTTAGTTAACATGGGATACTTTGCTTTCCTTGCTGCTTTCTCAGGAATGGAATTCACATTAACTTTCCTTGCTGCTGAAAGACTAAATTACACATCAATGCAAAACGCTTACATCTTTATCTACATTGGATTCATCATTGCTTTCGTACAAGGTGGAGTTGTGAGAAGAAAGGCCGCTGATGTTGGTGAAAAGAAGATGGCCTTAATTGGTATGGTTTCACTTATCCCAGGACTTTTATTAATCGCTATCGCTTACTCGTCACTAATGCTTTACGCTGGATTATTTTTCTTAGCGGTAGGGTCTTCGATGATCATGCCATGTCTTACAACTCTGGTAACGTTCTATACTCCGCCAGCTGAACAAGGGCGCAGTGTAGGGATCTTTAGATCAATGGGAGCTCTTGCTCGCGTTGTGGGTCCAGTTGCAGCAGCAGTGATTTACTATAAGAGTGGATCGGCAGCACCTTATTATATTGGTTCTGCATTTTTATTAATTCCAATTTTCATGGTGGCGAAACTTCCAGAAGTTATTCACCACGCTGATGCTTAG
- a CDS encoding KH domain-containing protein — protein MSELKDLISYVSKALVDMPEAVSVNEIVGEQTTVIELKVDKTDLGKIIGKQGRTARSLRTILNAASTKLKKRSVLEIIE, from the coding sequence GTGAGTGAACTAAAAGACCTTATTAGTTATGTAAGCAAAGCGCTTGTTGACATGCCTGAAGCTGTTTCAGTTAATGAAATTGTTGGAGAGCAGACAACTGTGATTGAACTTAAAGTGGATAAAACCGATTTAGGTAAGATTATTGGAAAACAGGGCCGTACTGCTAGATCACTAAGAACGATTCTAAACGCAGCGTCGACAAAATTAAAGAAGCGCTCTGTTTTAGAAATTATTGAATAA
- the ffh gene encoding signal recognition particle protein has product MFDTLSEKFSNAFKYVQGKSKISESNIEDTLKEVRTALLEADVNFKVVKDFVNAVKEQAIGEKVIKGVNPGEQFVKIMHDELAKIMGDANEEINLERPGIVPILIVGLNGQGKTTFSGKLALHLKNKRKKDVLLVPADTFRPAAKMQLQTLAKQIEVDCFDSDLSMHPKDIALAAIEEAQKRHKSVVIIDTAGRLHVDAELMEQLKEVKAALASMNPEVLMVADAMTGQAAVEVSKTFHDAIGVTGIVLSKMDSDAKGGAALSIRHVTGVPIRYVSMGEKMKDLELFHPDRLAKRILDMGDVLSLVEKAQDNINESDAESMMNNFKKGKFTVEDFLKQMDMMSNLGSMASILKMIPGMGGMLRQIGDLSPAENEMKRMKVIISSMTKAERQDYKLIKESRMKRIASGSGCTEQAVKDFLGKFKQMEQMMGGMSAMMNGGGFPGMPGMPGMGPKKGFRQDPNAMPDFPGMGGKEKKKGGKGPWGKGYF; this is encoded by the coding sequence ATGTTTGATACTTTAAGTGAAAAATTTTCGAATGCTTTTAAATACGTTCAAGGGAAATCAAAAATCTCTGAGAGCAATATTGAAGACACTCTAAAAGAAGTCCGCACGGCGCTTTTAGAAGCTGACGTAAATTTTAAAGTTGTAAAAGATTTCGTGAACGCTGTTAAAGAACAAGCGATCGGTGAAAAAGTTATCAAGGGTGTAAACCCAGGTGAGCAATTCGTAAAAATCATGCACGATGAGCTGGCGAAAATCATGGGGGACGCCAATGAAGAAATCAATCTTGAGCGCCCGGGAATCGTTCCGATTTTAATCGTCGGATTAAACGGACAAGGGAAGACAACTTTCTCTGGAAAACTTGCTCTTCACTTAAAAAATAAAAGAAAAAAAGATGTGCTTTTAGTTCCGGCCGATACTTTTCGTCCAGCTGCTAAAATGCAACTTCAAACATTAGCAAAACAAATTGAAGTTGATTGTTTCGACTCTGATTTAAGTATGCACCCAAAAGACATTGCTCTTGCTGCTATTGAAGAAGCACAAAAGCGTCACAAGTCTGTTGTCATCATCGATACTGCAGGACGACTGCACGTAGATGCTGAACTAATGGAGCAGTTAAAAGAAGTAAAAGCTGCTCTGGCATCAATGAACCCGGAAGTTCTGATGGTAGCTGACGCTATGACAGGACAAGCTGCTGTAGAAGTTTCTAAAACTTTCCACGACGCCATCGGTGTAACGGGAATTGTTTTATCAAAAATGGATTCAGACGCTAAAGGTGGAGCTGCTCTTTCTATTCGTCACGTAACTGGTGTTCCTATCAGATACGTTTCAATGGGCGAGAAGATGAAAGACCTTGAGCTTTTTCATCCGGATCGTTTAGCAAAAAGAATTTTAGATATGGGAGATGTTTTATCTCTCGTAGAAAAAGCACAAGATAACATCAACGAAAGCGATGCTGAATCGATGATGAATAACTTTAAGAAAGGAAAATTCACTGTTGAAGATTTCTTAAAGCAAATGGACATGATGAGCAACCTTGGCTCAATGGCCTCTATTTTAAAAATGATCCCAGGAATGGGTGGAATGCTTCGCCAGATTGGGGATTTATCTCCAGCTGAAAACGAAATGAAGCGTATGAAAGTTATTATTTCATCAATGACCAAAGCTGAGAGACAAGATTACAAGTTAATCAAAGAGTCTCGTATGAAGAGGATCGCATCTGGTTCAGGATGTACTGAGCAGGCCGTAAAGGACTTCCTGGGCAAGTTCAAGCAAATGGAACAGATGATGGGTGGAATGTCTGCTATGATGAATGGCGGTGGCTTTCCGGGGATGCCAGGCATGCCGGGAATGGGACCTAAGAAAGGCTTTAGACAAGACCCTAACGCTATGCCGGATTTTCCAGGAATGGGCGGCAAAGAGAAGAAAAAGGGTGGAAAGGGACCTTGGGGAAAGGGTTACTTTTAA